TGTTCGTGGAAAGAGCGCCGAAAAACCAGGAGTTTTTTCTTCTCCCCAAGATCCCAGGTGGTTGGGCGGGTCACGGCGCAACCACCGGGAATGCAGAAGAAAGTCGGTTCATGAGATCAGCCTAACCATAATGGTTATACTTCGAAGGGTTATCGAAGGGGCTGAGGGGCAGCGATGAGTGAAGTACGTGTGGGGCTGGTCATTGAAGATGACCAGGATATTCGCGAATTGGTGCGTGTGGTCCTTTCGCAAGCGGGGTTTGACGTCCATGTTGCATCCACTGGATCCGCAGGCGTTACATCAGCGCGCGAACTGAATCCAGACGTCATAACGCTGGATCTGGGCCTGCCCGATATTGATGGTTTCGAAGTGGCACGCCAGATCCGGAAATCCTCCGACGCCTACATCATCATGCTCACCGCCCGGGCGGAGGAACTGGACACCCTCATGGGCCTTGAGGCCGGCGGTGACGATTACCTCACCAAGCCGTTCCGGCCCCGCGAACTTCGCGCACGCGTCGAGGCCATGATGCGAAGGCCCCGCGCGTCGTCGGAGTCCAAGGCAGCCGTGGAAGAAACTGACCCGGAAATGAGCCACAACGGCCTTGCCGTTTCGGCAGGTTCCCGGACGGCAGTCCTGAACGGCAAGGAACTGAGGCTGACACGCACCGAATTCGACCTCCTGCTCGCCCTCCTTGAGACCGGCAGGATCGTGCGGACCAAGGCAGATCTGGCGCGGCGACTCCGCAACGAACCCTACGACGTCGGCAGTTACGTCAGCGACGCCGACGAACGTGCCGTTGAGGTACATATGGGCAACTTGCGCAAGAAACTTGGTGACAGCATCCAGAACCCGCGCTGGCTCGAGACCGTGCGCGGCGTTGGGTACCGACTGGCGCCGCTGGCTCAGGGCAACTGAGCTGCGTCACTGCGGACGGCTGGGGTGCCAGCCGCCTGGGCGCGATTCTGCGATGCTGTTCGGTTCGTGGTGGTACCTACGGCAATGGGTTTAGCCTTCGCACTCGATGCAGTATGAGTGGCCGTTGGCTTCGCGTGCCAATTGGGACCGGTGCCGGACCAAGAAGCAGGAGTAACAGGTGAATTCGTCCTCGGCCTGGGGAATGACCTGAACGATGAGTTCCTCGGAGACAATTTCACCGCCGGGCGTCAAGCCCTCATCGAACGCATCGGCCTCGTCCAATTCCGTGACGACGCTGCGGGCATCGGGTGCGTTGGCAGACTTAAGTGCCTCCAACGAGCGGTCCTGGGATTCCTTGACGTCGGAGCGGACTTCGTCGTAATCAGTTGCCACTTAGGTGATTCTCTTTCTGATGTTCGATTCTGACGACACTGCAACGCACACCATCGGGTTATTGTTCCCGGGGATAAAGATTCGCCGCGTCTTGACCGGATTCTCCCGCGCGGACCCAATTGCGCAACAAGCCGTTGCCCAATTGCCGGGGGGCATGTCGTCGTCCTTTTGGACAAGACAGACACTCGACGAAATGACGAATGTGCGCCGGAGCCCTGATTTGAGCCTTGCGGGAGGAGGGAAGAACCTCCTCCCGCAACATCGTTTGTTCGCTCTTCCGGCAGACCGCCGGACGTGGTGGCTCAGAACCGCCCGAGTCCAGCCGGGTGCTCGAAACCTATACGGGCGAATGCGCAGCCACGGATGCGCGTTCAACGGTAGGGCACGCAATCTTCACTGCGGAGTCGTTGGGTGCTTCGTCCAAGCCCAGCAGCATGCGTACTCCTGCCGCCCCGAGTTCGTAGTGCGGCAGTGACACTGTAGACAGCGGCGGCCGAAGGTGGGCTGCGATGACTTCCTGGTTGTCGAATCCGACCACGGCGATGTCGT
This genomic stretch from Micrococcaceae bacterium Sec5.1 harbors:
- a CDS encoding response regulator transcription factor; translated protein: MSEVRVGLVIEDDQDIRELVRVVLSQAGFDVHVASTGSAGVTSARELNPDVITLDLGLPDIDGFEVARQIRKSSDAYIIMLTARAEELDTLMGLEAGGDDYLTKPFRPRELRARVEAMMRRPRASSESKAAVEETDPEMSHNGLAVSAGSRTAVLNGKELRLTRTEFDLLLALLETGRIVRTKADLARRLRNEPYDVGSYVSDADERAVEVHMGNLRKKLGDSIQNPRWLETVRGVGYRLAPLAQGN
- a CDS encoding DUF4193 domain-containing protein, producing the protein MATDYDEVRSDVKESQDRSLEALKSANAPDARSVVTELDEADAFDEGLTPGGEIVSEELIVQVIPQAEDEFTCYSCFLVRHRSQLAREANGHSYCIECEG